One segment of Haloplanus natans DSM 17983 DNA contains the following:
- a CDS encoding tyrosine-type recombinase/integrase, producing the protein MTDVHPLDERIDGIAIVPDGTEEYLNPRQVVDYAEHRRRFIQWMLAEGKSPDDGEGYARRTARGRSYRANDFYEWTWDRRDTYTTTVTHADADAYMEELAYGDKAPDSKANVQKAIQTLFKWRHHAIGDEQWDPERTFSNDQSTTTSRDFLTEEERRRIREAALEYGTVPNYNGLSPDERDRWKIHLAQRYEIPKDEIGPRHFEQANGFKIPSLVFTALDCGLRPVEVERATVAWVDTERNLLRVPKEGSRKDDNEWASALTDRTARMLSRWLSERRHRPKYEGTEALWQTREGNPFTSDSLSYVLDRLCEIAGIDTTNRSLSWYSIRRSTTTYIIDESDLSTAQNQLRHKSPQTTARYDQSPPEKRRDVLDRLE; encoded by the coding sequence GTGACGGACGTTCACCCCTTGGACGAACGGATAGATGGTATCGCAATCGTCCCTGACGGCACCGAGGAGTATCTGAACCCGCGCCAAGTCGTCGATTACGCCGAACACAGACGACGGTTCATTCAGTGGATGCTTGCCGAGGGTAAGTCCCCCGACGACGGCGAAGGATACGCGAGACGGACGGCACGGGGACGCAGTTACCGTGCTAATGACTTCTACGAATGGACGTGGGACCGTCGGGACACCTACACCACGACGGTCACACACGCCGATGCTGACGCGTACATGGAGGAACTGGCCTACGGGGACAAAGCCCCCGACTCGAAAGCGAACGTCCAGAAGGCCATTCAGACGCTATTCAAGTGGCGTCACCACGCCATCGGAGACGAACAGTGGGACCCCGAACGGACGTTCAGCAACGATCAAAGCACCACTACGTCACGGGACTTTCTCACAGAAGAAGAACGACGACGTATCCGCGAAGCCGCCTTGGAGTATGGGACGGTCCCGAACTACAATGGACTGTCACCCGACGAACGGGACAGGTGGAAGATTCACCTGGCCCAACGCTACGAGATACCGAAAGACGAGATTGGCCCCCGTCACTTCGAGCAAGCCAACGGATTCAAGATACCGTCGTTGGTGTTCACCGCTCTCGACTGTGGCCTTCGGCCCGTGGAAGTCGAACGCGCTACTGTCGCGTGGGTCGACACCGAACGAAACCTGCTTCGTGTCCCGAAAGAAGGGTCACGAAAGGATGACAACGAGTGGGCATCCGCATTGACCGACCGAACGGCACGGATGCTTTCACGGTGGCTTTCCGAACGACGGCACCGACCGAAATACGAGGGGACCGAGGCACTGTGGCAGACGAGGGAGGGAAACCCGTTCACGTCCGATTCCCTCTCGTATGTCCTCGATAGACTGTGTGAGATCGCGGGAATCGACACGACGAATCGCTCCCTCTCGTGGTACTCGATACGGCGGTCGACGACGACGTACATCATCGACGAATCGGACCTATCCACAGCACAGAACCAGCTACGACACAAGTCACCGCAGACGACGGCCCGCTACGATCAATCGCCACCTGAAAAGCGACGGGACGTACTCGACCGCTTGGAGTAA
- a CDS encoding sensor histidine kinase, with product MADGRDDGDSTTTEVLDRLSEGVFGLDTDWRFTYLNETGRAVIRDAAGESVSVSELVGRNIWEVVPEAVGTTFEQRYREAMRTGERVCFDAYYEPLDAWLAVRASPSETGLSVCFRDITERRRRHDRVASRETVLREIYETIADRESTFEERVDDLLRIGQRVLGMDYGTLSRVRGDEYVFEVVRSPGDLEAGDTVDLAATNCERIVLTEETLVLGNVAEDAPDLVERAGNRDWGISCYLGTPVFVGDEVYGTFCFYDSDPRTEQFSDWEVTLVDLMGRWVSAALERKLTKDRLCRQNDRLEKFATLVSHDLRNPLNVAEGWLEVAREECKSEALGNVANSHERMLTIVDDLLILARAGRAVDDPVDLELGEVAADAWAQVETATATLTVDLDRDASGDRTRIQQLFENLFRNCVEHGSTSSRPEADSSVVRASIHDRTQSDDSVKDGGDDTADDTPGLSITVGPLPDGFYVADDGVGIPEAERDHVIEFGYTTADDGTGIGLGIVEDVATAHGWTVTVTESEDGGARFEFRNVT from the coding sequence ATGGCTGACGGTCGAGACGACGGCGATTCGACCACGACGGAGGTCCTCGACCGGCTGAGCGAGGGCGTCTTCGGACTCGACACCGACTGGCGGTTCACGTATCTGAACGAGACTGGGCGCGCCGTCATCCGTGACGCCGCCGGCGAGTCCGTCTCCGTGTCGGAGCTCGTCGGGCGGAACATCTGGGAGGTGGTCCCCGAAGCGGTCGGTACGACGTTCGAGCAGCGATACCGGGAGGCGATGCGGACGGGGGAACGGGTTTGCTTCGACGCGTACTACGAACCACTCGACGCGTGGCTGGCGGTGCGGGCCTCGCCGTCCGAGACGGGGCTGTCCGTCTGTTTCCGTGATATCACCGAGCGGCGTCGGCGCCACGACCGCGTCGCGAGCCGCGAAACCGTCCTTCGGGAAATATACGAGACGATCGCCGACCGGGAATCGACGTTCGAGGAGCGGGTCGACGACCTCCTGCGCATCGGCCAGCGCGTTCTCGGCATGGACTACGGCACGCTCTCGCGCGTCCGGGGCGACGAATACGTCTTCGAGGTGGTCCGCTCGCCCGGCGACCTAGAGGCTGGCGACACCGTCGACCTGGCCGCGACGAACTGCGAGCGGATCGTCCTCACGGAGGAGACGCTCGTCCTCGGGAACGTCGCAGAGGATGCCCCGGACCTCGTCGAGCGGGCCGGCAACCGGGACTGGGGAATCAGCTGCTATCTCGGCACGCCGGTTTTCGTCGGCGACGAGGTGTACGGGACGTTCTGTTTCTACGACAGCGACCCGCGGACCGAACAGTTCTCCGACTGGGAGGTCACGCTCGTCGATCTGATGGGTCGGTGGGTGAGCGCCGCGCTCGAACGCAAGCTGACCAAAGACCGGCTTTGCCGCCAGAACGACCGGCTGGAGAAGTTCGCGACGCTCGTCTCCCACGACCTCCGGAACCCGCTCAACGTCGCCGAGGGGTGGCTCGAGGTGGCGCGCGAGGAGTGTAAGAGCGAGGCCCTCGGGAACGTCGCGAACTCCCACGAACGGATGCTGACTATCGTCGACGACCTGTTGATTCTCGCGCGGGCGGGCCGCGCCGTCGACGACCCCGTCGACCTCGAACTGGGGGAAGTCGCGGCCGACGCCTGGGCACAGGTCGAGACGGCGACGGCCACGTTGACCGTCGACCTCGACCGCGACGCCAGCGGCGACCGAACCCGAATCCAGCAACTGTTCGAGAACCTGTTTCGGAACTGTGTGGAGCATGGTTCCACGAGCAGTCGGCCGGAGGCCGACAGTAGCGTGGTGCGTGCCTCCATCCACGACCGGACGCAGTCCGACGATTCGGTTAAAGACGGTGGCGACGACACCGCGGACGACACACCCGGCCTCTCGATCACGGTCGGTCCGCTCCCCGACGGGTTCTACGTCGCCGACGACGGCGTCGGCATCCCCGAGGCGGAGCGCGACCACGTCATCGAGTTCGGCTACACGACGGCCGACGACGGAACCGGCATCGGCCTCGGCATCGTCGAGGACGTGGCGACGGCACACGGCTGGACGGTGACCGTGACCGAGAGCGAGGACGGCGGCGCCCGCTTCGAATTCCGGAACGTCACCTGA
- a CDS encoding AIM24 family protein: MKLEEFTRSNAPAEGGDGFQRENKRLLDIPVDGTVMVKAGSMIGYTGDLTFTGKSSAEGGLTGFVKDAVSSEGTPVMEAEGHGHLYVADQGKKVQVLDLREEEAISVNGTDVLAFESSVDYEISTIGGLSEAAAGGLTNVYLSGPGQVAVTTHGDPLVLTPPVVTDPDATVAWSTDLSPSVGTNKAIEIGQTSGESIQMEFTGTDGFVVIQPHEEGPQV, encoded by the coding sequence ATGAAACTGGAGGAGTTCACGCGGTCCAACGCACCCGCCGAGGGTGGCGACGGCTTCCAGCGGGAGAACAAGCGCCTTCTGGATATCCCGGTCGACGGGACGGTGATGGTCAAGGCCGGATCGATGATCGGCTACACCGGCGATCTGACCTTCACTGGGAAGTCCTCGGCCGAAGGTGGACTGACCGGGTTCGTCAAGGACGCCGTCTCGAGCGAAGGCACGCCGGTCATGGAGGCCGAGGGCCACGGCCACCTCTACGTCGCCGACCAGGGCAAGAAGGTACAGGTCCTCGACCTACGCGAGGAGGAGGCCATCTCGGTCAACGGCACCGACGTACTCGCGTTCGAGTCGTCGGTCGACTACGAGATCAGTACCATCGGCGGCCTCTCCGAAGCCGCGGCCGGCGGATTGACGAACGTCTATCTCTCCGGCCCCGGACAGGTCGCCGTCACGACCCACGGCGACCCGCTGGTGTTGACGCCGCCGGTCGTCACCGATCCCGACGCCACCGTCGCGTGGAGCACCGACCTCTCGCCGTCGGTCGGGACGAACAAGGCCATCGAAATCGGCCAGACCTCCGGCGAATCCATCCAGATGGAGTTCACCGGCACCGACGGCTTCGTCGTGATCCAACCCCACGAGGAAGGTCCGCAGGTGTAG
- a CDS encoding heavy metal translocating P-type ATPase, giving the protein MGARTTHLDVTGMTCANCSTTVEDALTALDGVRGATVNAATDGGTVEYDPDAISLREVVDAIEDAGYGVVTETVTVAITDMTCANCARTNEVALESVPGVVDAEVNYATDEARVTYLPRDASIDALYDAVEDAGYSPVREESDGTDARDAARRGEIRKQRRLTLFGAVLATPLLLALAEKFLLGGGVFPDRIFGVTVGWVMFLLATPVQAVLGRPFYRNAYKALVKNRRANMDVLIALGSSTAYLYSVAVLLGAVAGGLYFDTAALILVFITLGNYLEARSKGQAGEALRKLLEMEADTATVVRDGREEEIPLEDVEVGDRMKVRPGEKVPTDGVVVSGQSAVDESMVTGESVPVEKGVGDEVIGSTINENGVLVVEATKVGADTALQSIVRTVSEAQSRQPEIQNLADRISAYFVPAVIANAVVWGVGWYLAPETLAEAVAWLPVWGLVVGGPVVAGGAVSTFEFAVIVFASAVLIACPCALGLATPAATMVGTTIGARHGVLFKGGDVLERARDVDTVVFDKTGTLTQGEMELTDVVALGEGALPDGGQLRRPDSRTEDDVLRLAATAERGSEHPLARAIVAGAEARGIEVGDADGFENVPGHGVRARIDGSALPGTGGDGPVEVLVGNRKLLRDNGIDPAPAADTMERLEREGKTAMLVGRVPAGTDGVPAGTDGVPAGTDGVPAGTFDADGGELLGIVATADTVKERATEAVSGLRARGLDVLLLTGDNERTARAVAERVGIDPANVRAGVLPEDKSDAVEAIQSEGRRAMMVGDGVNDAPALAVAYVGCAIGSGTDVAIEAADVTLMRADPLDVVKAIRISEATLAKIKQNLVWALGYNTAMIPLASLGLLQPALAAGAMAISSVSVLTNSLLFRRYVPDHDYELLGRLR; this is encoded by the coding sequence ATGGGAGCACGCACGACGCACCTCGACGTCACGGGGATGACCTGTGCCAACTGTTCGACGACGGTCGAGGACGCGCTGACGGCCCTCGACGGCGTGAGGGGCGCGACCGTCAACGCTGCCACCGACGGTGGGACCGTGGAGTACGATCCCGACGCGATCTCCCTTCGGGAGGTGGTCGACGCCATCGAAGACGCCGGCTACGGCGTAGTCACGGAGACGGTGACGGTCGCAATCACCGACATGACGTGTGCGAACTGCGCGCGGACCAACGAGGTGGCGCTCGAATCGGTCCCGGGCGTCGTCGATGCGGAGGTGAACTACGCCACCGACGAGGCGCGGGTCACCTACCTCCCCCGGGACGCCTCGATCGACGCCCTGTACGACGCTGTCGAGGACGCGGGCTACTCGCCGGTCCGTGAGGAGAGCGACGGCACCGACGCCCGCGACGCCGCACGACGGGGCGAAATCCGCAAACAGCGTCGGCTGACACTGTTCGGCGCGGTGCTGGCGACGCCGCTGCTTCTCGCCCTCGCCGAGAAGTTCCTGCTCGGCGGCGGCGTCTTCCCCGACCGAATCTTCGGCGTCACCGTCGGCTGGGTCATGTTCCTCCTCGCGACGCCGGTACAGGCCGTCCTCGGCCGGCCGTTCTACAGAAACGCCTACAAGGCCCTCGTGAAGAACCGCCGTGCCAACATGGACGTGCTCATCGCCCTCGGGTCGTCGACGGCCTACCTCTACTCCGTGGCCGTCCTCCTCGGCGCCGTCGCCGGGGGCCTCTATTTCGACACGGCGGCGCTCATCCTCGTGTTCATCACGCTCGGCAACTACCTCGAAGCCCGGTCGAAAGGGCAGGCGGGCGAGGCGCTCCGGAAACTGCTGGAGATGGAAGCCGACACGGCAACTGTCGTCCGCGACGGGCGTGAGGAGGAGATTCCCCTCGAAGATGTCGAGGTAGGTGATCGGATGAAGGTCCGTCCCGGCGAGAAGGTGCCGACCGACGGCGTCGTCGTCTCCGGGCAGTCGGCGGTCGACGAGTCGATGGTGACCGGCGAGTCCGTCCCCGTCGAGAAGGGCGTGGGCGACGAGGTGATCGGCTCGACGATCAACGAGAACGGCGTCCTCGTCGTCGAGGCGACGAAGGTGGGTGCGGACACGGCGCTCCAGAGCATCGTCCGGACGGTCAGCGAGGCCCAGTCCCGTCAGCCCGAGATTCAGAACCTCGCCGACCGCATCTCCGCGTACTTCGTTCCCGCGGTCATCGCCAACGCCGTCGTCTGGGGCGTCGGCTGGTATCTCGCGCCCGAGACCCTCGCCGAGGCCGTCGCGTGGCTTCCGGTCTGGGGCCTCGTCGTGGGCGGCCCCGTCGTCGCCGGCGGCGCGGTGTCGACTTTCGAGTTCGCGGTGATCGTCTTCGCCTCCGCCGTCCTCATCGCCTGCCCCTGTGCGCTGGGACTCGCGACGCCGGCGGCGACGATGGTCGGGACGACCATCGGCGCACGACACGGTGTGCTGTTCAAAGGCGGCGACGTGCTCGAACGCGCGCGCGACGTGGACACGGTCGTCTTCGACAAGACGGGGACGCTGACCCAAGGCGAGATGGAACTGACCGACGTGGTGGCGCTCGGGGAGGGGGCGCTCCCCGACGGCGGGCAGTTGAGACGCCCCGACAGCCGCACCGAAGACGACGTACTCCGCCTCGCCGCGACGGCGGAACGCGGGAGCGAACACCCCCTCGCTCGCGCTATCGTCGCCGGTGCCGAGGCCCGCGGGATCGAGGTGGGCGACGCCGACGGCTTCGAGAACGTTCCGGGCCACGGCGTGCGGGCGCGGATCGACGGAAGCGCACTTCCGGGGACGGGTGGTGACGGCCCCGTCGAGGTGCTCGTTGGCAACCGGAAGCTCCTCCGTGACAACGGGATCGACCCCGCGCCCGCCGCCGACACGATGGAGCGACTGGAGCGTGAGGGAAAGACGGCGATGCTGGTGGGACGCGTGCCCGCCGGCACGGATGGCGTGCCCGCCGGCACGGATGGCGTGCCCGCCGGCACGGATGGCGTGCCCGCTGGCACGTTCGACGCCGACGGGGGCGAACTCCTCGGCATCGTCGCGACCGCGGACACGGTCAAGGAGCGCGCGACCGAGGCCGTGAGCGGGCTCCGGGCGCGCGGACTGGACGTACTCCTGCTCACCGGGGACAACGAGCGCACCGCCCGCGCCGTCGCGGAGCGGGTCGGCATCGACCCCGCGAACGTCCGCGCCGGCGTGCTCCCCGAGGACAAATCCGACGCGGTCGAGGCGATCCAGTCGGAGGGACGGCGGGCGATGATGGTCGGCGACGGCGTCAACGACGCGCCCGCCCTCGCCGTCGCGTACGTGGGGTGTGCCATCGGTTCGGGGACGGACGTGGCCATCGAGGCGGCGGACGTGACGCTGATGCGGGCCGACCCGCTGGACGTGGTGAAGGCGATCCGGATCTCCGAGGCGACGCTCGCGAAGATCAAGCAGAACCTCGTGTGGGCGCTCGGCTACAACACCGCAATGATTCCACTGGCGTCGCTCGGCCTGCTCCAACCCGCCCTCGCCGCGGGGGCGATGGCCATCTCCAGCGTCTCGGTGCTGACCAACAGCCTCCTGTTTCGCCGGTACGTGCCGGACCACGACTACGAACTCCTCGGACGGCTGCGCTGA
- a CDS encoding gamma carbonic anhydrase family protein, translated as MVLRTLDGVEPTVHEDAYVDDDAVVIGDVTLERAASVWPNATLRGDHYPIVVGEESNVQDNAVLHEDAVLGPRVTVGHSAIVHAATVEEEALIGMGAIVLDDATVGEGAIVAAGSVVTGGTDVPPGSLVAGTPAEVIKEVDGEMGSIAADEYVKRGAQYAESSRVVDED; from the coding sequence ATGGTACTCAGAACTCTCGATGGCGTCGAACCGACCGTCCACGAGGACGCCTACGTCGACGACGACGCGGTCGTCATCGGCGACGTGACGCTCGAACGCGCGGCGTCGGTCTGGCCCAACGCCACGCTCCGTGGTGATCACTATCCCATCGTCGTCGGCGAGGAGTCGAACGTACAGGACAACGCCGTCCTCCACGAGGACGCCGTCCTCGGCCCGCGGGTCACCGTTGGCCACTCCGCCATCGTCCACGCCGCGACGGTCGAGGAGGAGGCACTGATCGGCATGGGCGCCATCGTCCTCGACGACGCCACGGTCGGCGAGGGCGCCATCGTCGCCGCCGGAAGCGTCGTTACCGGCGGGACCGACGTCCCGCCCGGGTCGCTGGTGGCGGGCACGCCCGCCGAGGTAATCAAAGAGGTCGACGGCGAGATGGGTTCGATCGCCGCCGACGAGTACGTGAAACGGGGCGCTCAGTACGCCGAGTCCTCGCGGGTCGTCGACGAGGACTAG
- a CDS encoding long-chain-fatty-acid--CoA ligase, which produces MQKPLLVTEFLDRAREYYGDEEAVVATTGERYTYDEVGERADGFAAFLQSRGIEKGDRVAVLDPNTHYHLEAAYGIMQNGAIHTPLNYRLTPNDFEYILNDAGVDAIYADYDYAEKVEAIRDDVPTSTFVTNDPDAVDGDWEGFDAVVESAGADYDRPEMSEDEVITINYTSGTTGDPKGVMRTHRCETLHAYLTAIHQKITDDDVYLWTLPMFHVNGWGHIYAITGMGATHVCTRGINAEWIFETVREENVSYLCGAPTVLNMLIDYYEDHDEPTEGDNDVRIATAGSAPPEATIRTVEDEFGWYLMQVYGATETGPLITTSEARRHFDDDSRDRFRVKKRQGLGFLGTEVRVVDEDGEDVPRDDETIGEVVVRGNQVMEGYWEMPEATEEAFSERAEGYYHMGDLATVDENGMISIQDRKKDIIITGGENVSSIELEDTLFDHEAVGNVAVVPAPSERWGEEPKAFVVPANGNPDDPGVTAEELIAFTRERLAGFKTLKQVEFVDTLPTTATGKIQKYELRSKEWEDEDRMVGEG; this is translated from the coding sequence ATGCAGAAACCGCTCCTGGTGACGGAGTTCCTCGACAGGGCCCGCGAGTACTACGGTGACGAGGAGGCAGTCGTGGCGACGACCGGGGAACGCTACACGTACGACGAGGTCGGCGAGCGAGCGGATGGGTTCGCCGCCTTCCTCCAGTCCCGCGGTATCGAGAAGGGCGACCGGGTGGCGGTGCTCGATCCGAACACCCACTACCACCTCGAAGCCGCCTACGGCATCATGCAGAATGGCGCGATCCACACGCCGCTGAACTACCGGCTCACGCCGAACGACTTCGAGTACATCCTGAACGACGCCGGTGTCGACGCCATCTACGCCGACTACGACTACGCCGAGAAGGTCGAAGCCATCCGCGACGACGTACCGACCAGCACGTTCGTCACGAACGACCCCGACGCCGTCGACGGCGACTGGGAGGGCTTCGACGCCGTTGTCGAATCGGCGGGGGCCGACTACGACCGACCGGAGATGAGCGAGGACGAGGTCATCACCATCAACTACACGTCGGGGACGACCGGCGACCCGAAAGGCGTGATGCGGACTCACCGGTGTGAGACGCTCCACGCCTATCTCACCGCGATTCACCAGAAGATCACGGACGACGACGTCTACCTCTGGACGCTCCCTATGTTCCACGTCAACGGGTGGGGACACATCTACGCCATCACCGGCATGGGCGCGACACACGTCTGTACGCGTGGCATCAACGCCGAGTGGATCTTCGAGACGGTGCGCGAGGAGAACGTCTCCTATCTCTGTGGTGCGCCGACGGTGCTGAATATGCTCATCGACTACTACGAGGACCACGACGAACCCACGGAGGGTGACAACGACGTGCGCATCGCCACCGCGGGGTCGGCGCCGCCGGAGGCGACTATCCGGACCGTCGAGGACGAGTTCGGCTGGTATCTCATGCAGGTCTACGGTGCCACCGAGACGGGGCCACTCATCACCACCTCCGAGGCCCGGCGCCACTTCGACGACGACAGCCGCGACCGCTTCAGGGTGAAAAAGAGACAGGGTCTCGGCTTCCTCGGCACCGAAGTGCGCGTCGTCGACGAGGACGGCGAGGACGTCCCCCGCGACGACGAGACCATCGGCGAGGTGGTCGTCCGCGGCAACCAGGTGATGGAAGGCTACTGGGAGATGCCGGAAGCGACCGAGGAGGCCTTCTCCGAACGCGCCGAGGGCTACTACCACATGGGGGACCTCGCGACCGTCGACGAGAACGGCATGATCTCGATCCAGGATCGGAAAAAAGACATCATCATCACCGGCGGCGAGAACGTCTCCAGCATCGAACTCGAGGACACGCTGTTCGACCACGAAGCGGTCGGAAACGTGGCGGTCGTCCCCGCCCCGAGCGAGCGGTGGGGCGAGGAACCGAAGGCATTCGTCGTGCCAGCGAACGGGAATCCGGACGATCCGGGCGTCACCGCCGAGGAACTGATCGCGTTCACCCGCGAGCGCCTCGCGGGGTTCAAGACGCTCAAACAGGTCGAGTTCGTCGACACCCTCCCCACCACGGCAACCGGAAAGATCCAGAAGTACGAACTCCGATCGAAAGAGTGGGAAGACGAGGATCGGATGGTCGGCGAAGGCTAG